From the bacterium HR17 genome, the window GGCTCTACCCCCAACTGCTGGCACGCCGCCACCAAGGCGTCCAGCAACGGTGGGTAGGGGCAACCGTCGCAAAACCGCAGGGTGAATCCCTGTGGGCGCTGCGGGTCGGGCAGCGCTGCCACTGCGTCGGCGGGCACTTCGCTGAACGCCTGCAACGCCACGCCGATACGCCGTAGCGTCAACTCCCCTTCGCGGGGCAACTCGCCCGTCAATTTGCCCCGCACGGCACATGGTAACCGTGCTTCATGCGCCAACGCTTTCAATTGCATCTCCACCAACGGCTCGCCATCTTCCACGACCAGCGCGACAGTAGCGCCCGCGAGGGCGCTCAGCAACCAATTGCGCGGCAGCGGATGGGTCGTCGCCAACGCCACGCAGCGCAACGGTGGCAGAAACGGTTGCAACGCTGCCAGCACCTGGCGCACCTTTGTCGCGCAAAAGCCGACACCGATGACGGCGATGCTGCCATCGCCTGTTGCGGCGTTTAGCGGGCTGGTGTCCCACACACTTTGCAGGCGCCGCACTTTTTCGTGCAGCGCGGCGTGCAGCGTTACAGCGTTGCCACCTGACGCGATGGACGGCAGCGATGGGCGTTGCGGGGTGGTGACCGGCGACAACCCCGCGACAGGCTCGTCCCTTTCTTCGTTGGCGGTGGCGAAGGCTTTGGTGAACCGCACGATGACGGGCAAGGCAAACGCCGCTGCGATTTGGAACGCCGTGTGCATCGTTTGCGCCGCTTCGCTCACGCTCACTGGCTCCAGCAGCGGCAATTCGCTCATGAGTGCCAGCCACCGCGTGTCCTGCTCGTTCTGCGAGTGCCACGCCGACGGGTCGTCGCCCAGGGCGATGACCAGTGGTGTCGGCACGCCCGTCAGGTTCACCGTCATCAAGGCGTCTAGCAGGACATTGCCGCCGACGCTTTTTACGCACACCAACGCCGGTTGCCCCGCCAGCGTGGCACCGATGGCGAGTTCTAAAGCGACCTTTTCGTTAGCCGCCCAATGGAACGACGGTGCATTGTTCGGTTGGCTGGCGGCGAGCGTTTGGAGTGCGGCAAAAAGTCCTTTGCTGGGCGTGCCAGGGTAGCCTGTCACGAACCGAACGCCGGCGCACCAGGCACCCCACGCCAGCGCTTCTTCGCCCGTCATCAAACGCCCCATGAGCCGATCGCCTCCGGCAGCAAGTTGTAGCGTCGGCGGGACGCTCTTGCCACAGTGTTGGGGGTAGGGGTGACCTACCGATGGAGTTGCGGGGCAAAGTCGCGTTAGTCACCGGTGCCGCCAAGCGATTGGGGCGCGCTATCGCGTTGGCGTTAGGCGAACGGGGCGCTCATGTCGCCGTCCACTACCGCTCTTCAGAACGCGAGGCAATGGAAACCGCCGGGGCACTGCAAACCTTGGGCGTTCGGGCGCTGCCTTTCCGCGCTGACCTGACCGATGAAGCGCAAGTGCAAATGATGATGCGCGAAGTCGCGACAGCGTTTGGTGGGTTGGACATCCTCGTCAACAACGCCGCTGTCTTTGAGCGCACGCCCTTTGACCAACTGACCGCCGCCCAGTGGCGAACGACGCTGGAAAGCAACCTGACCAGCGTGTTTTTGTGCTGTCGCTACGCCGCCGAATGGCTGCGGCAAGGCGACGGGGGTGTCATCGTGAACATCAGCGACACCGCCGCGTTGCGCCCTTGGACAGAGTTTTTGCCCTACTGTGTCGCCAAAGCGGGCGTTCTTGTCCTCACGCAGGGGTTGGCGAAAGCGTTGGCGCCGCAAGTGCGGGTCAACTGCGTCGCGTTAGGCACTGTTTTGCCGCCTGAAAACATGGACGCCGATGTATGGCGCGCCACAATGAGCGCCAAAACGCTGCTGGGGCGGTTGGGCACGCCCGATGAAGTCGTGCAAGCCGTCCTGTTTTGCATCGCTTGCGATTACCTGACGGGCGCCGTCATTCCACTGGACGGCGGTCGGTTTTTGCGATAGCATCAAAGGCACAAAATTGCGTCGGGGGTGAAACGATGGGTTGGACACGACGGGCGTTTCTGGCACATTTGATGGGTTGGACAAGTGCCGCGACCCTCGGACATCTCGCTTGGGCGGAGCCAACGGTGCGGTCGGCGACGGACTCAGTGCCGCTGGGTAACACGGGGTTGCGGGCGTCGCTGGTCGGTTTGGGCACGGGCATGAAAGGCTGGATGCGCCAATCCAACCACACGCGAATGGGCAAACCAGCCTTCATCCGCCTCATCCGCCACGCTTACGAGCGGGGCATCAACTTCTTTGATGTCGCCGACCTTTACGGCACCCACACCTTTTTGCGGGACGCGCTGCAAGGCATTCCCCGCGATAAGGTCGTCATCCAGACCAAAATCTGGTTTCAACCGCGCGGGTTGCCTGAAACGGTCACCAGCGCCCGACAGGCGCTAGACCGCTTTCGGCTGGAACTGGACACCGATTACTTAGACATCGTCTTGCTGCATTGCACGACCAGCCCCAATTGGCTGGACGAACTGAAGGCGATGCGGGATGAACTGGAAGAAGCCCGGCAACGCGGGATCCTCAAAGCCCATGGCACTTCGTGTCACAGTTGGGACGCATTGCAAGCGGCGCTACAATCCGACTGGGTGCAGGTGCAACTTGCCCGCATCAACCACAAAGGCACCCGTATGGACGGCGCGCCTGAACGGGTCGCCGAACTGCTGCGGGCGATGCGGGCGAAAGGCAAAGCGGTCATCGGCATGAAAATCTTCGGTGAGGGCACTTTCCAAACGCCGCAAGAGCGCGAAGCCAGCCTGCGGTTTGTCTTGACCCAACGCTGCGTGGATACCTTCATCATCGGCTTTGAACGCCCCGAGGAAGTGGACGAAACACTGGACACCGTCAACCGGTTGCTTCAGGCGGGTTGAAGCGGGCTCAAAAACGGTAGCGTTGACGGGCGCGGTGCGCCCATGCGGTCTCTGTCTGCGCCGCCAACGCGCGGTCGGTCGCCCATCGCGGCGCCAGTTCCATCACTTCTGCCTCGCTCACGGGCGGTCGGCAGACCCGTTGGTGGAAGCGTGCCGCTGCCTTGCCGCTGATGACCCATCGCCGCCACGCCGCTTGCAGTTCGCGGTGGGCATCAACGAGGAAAGCGCCGAGTAAACTGTTGAGGACATCAATGCGGGCGTTGCCCTTGCGGGAATCGTAGCGAAACCCGACGGGAAAGCGGAACGGGTTGACCCTCACGACGGCGCGTCCGCCCAATTGGGCGTAGAGATGGGGCAACACGCTCATGCGGGCTAAGGTGAAATGGCGTGGTCCGCCTGCCGCTCCAACGGGCAGAAGCCATAACCGTTGCCCTTCCTCCGAGAGCACGAATTCCAAAAAAGCCTTGGCGACGGACAAATTGGGAGCGCCCTTGAGCACGGCGATGGCGTCGGGGTTGATGACCGTGAGTCGGCGCGGATAGATGAAGCCCAATTTGTCGCCGCCGACCTGCGCGATTTTGGACCAGCCGTAAAAGTCAATGCACGGCGCCGCTGCGATTTCGCCGATACTGACATCGGTGACCGGCTCTTCGGAGCCGGGCGTAACCCGTTTAGCGTTAGCGAACAGGTGCGTCAGCACCTCCCAACCTTTTTCCCAGCCGTAAGCCTGCAAAATGATTTCACACATCATGTGGGCGCTACCGCTGCGGCGCGGGTCAGGCAGTTCCATCCAGCCGAACCAAACGGGGTCACCCAAATCGTCCCAAGCGCGGGGCGTCGGCATCTGACGCAACCGCAGGATGGCTTTGTTGAACAGGATGCCAAACCCCGACACAGCAGCACCATACCAGTGCCCTTGCGGGTCGTAAAGCGGAAAGCCGGCGATCGTTTGGGGCAACCGACGGAGCACGGAGGGCGCCAATTTCACGGGCTGCAGCAAGCCGTCCCGTTGCAGTTGCACATACGGGTCAACACCCCCGCCCCAAAAGACATCCACGCCGATGCCGTTGGGCGACGCTTTGAAACTGGTGCGGATGAACCGCAAAATTGCCATCGTCCCGCCGACATCCAGCCATTGCAGCGCTACGGTGCGCCCGAAGCGGCGGCGGTAGTGGGTTTTGAAGGCAGCGTCAAACTCAATGCGGATGCCCTCCCAATGGGGCGAGACGAGCACCAAGCGGTCTTGGGCGCAGACGGGCGCCACTGCCGCCAGAACCAACAGCCATGTGATGTTGCGCATCGTCAAAACCACCCCGCAAGTGTCGGTCGCACAATGATTGTGACACACGCAAAGGCACCGACTTTCGGAGGCGACTGGACGATGACCCTCAGCCGAGAAGCGGAGCATGTTTTGGAACTGTTTTGGCTGCAGGTCAAGGAAGGGAGCCAGCCACCTTACTTGCCCCAATTGGAGGCGTCGCTGACCGACGGGGCGTTGGCAGAGCTGGCGGAACACGGTTTGATTGAACGGCATAACGGTGGCTGGCAGTTGACTTCAACGGGTGAGCAAGTCGCCAAAAGCGTGTTGCGCCGGCGGCGGTTGGCAGAACGGTTGCTCGCCGATTTACTACAGACTTCCGGGCACCTGCTGGACGAAGCCGCTTGCAGCATGGAACACATCTTGCACGAAGGCTTAGAGGAAGCCGTTTGCACCTTGCTGGGTCACCCTCGCTATTGCCCGCACGGCGGCGAAATTCCGCCCGGCAAATGCTGTGAAGAAGCCCGCCGCACGGGCATTCGGTTGATTGTCCCGCTGTCCGAGATGAAGCCGGGCGAAATCGGACGCATCGCCTACTTGCAGATGCGCGATGCCCCGCAGATGCAAAAATTGATGGCGATGGGCATTCTGCCCGGAGAACCCATCCGGTTGTTGCGGCGCTTTCCGTCCTTCGTCTTTGAAGTCCGCCACACGCAATATGCGGTGGACACTGACATCGCTGACGGCATCTATGTGCGCCTGACGGCATGAGGCGCGGTGGGGACATTCGCTGACGCTTCCGTCGTCCAAAGAGCGACCGTCCGTCGCTTGCGGCTCAAAAGTCATCTGCTGGCAGGAGGGCGCCAACGCTGTCCGTCATCGCTCCCGCACAAAGGGCGCGTAAAAAGGTTGTCCTTAACGCGCGGTTGCCAAATGCCCGCCTGTTGCATAGAGCATGATGTGGTCTTCGGGTGTTGTAGGCGGCAGTTCAGCGGCGATGTGCCCCTGATGCATGACAAGGATGCGGTCGGCTAACGCCAGCACTTCGGGTAACTCTGACGAGGCGAATAAAACTGCCACGCCCTCCTCGTGCGCGAGGCGACGGATGAAACGATACAACTCCGCCCGTGCCCCGACATCCACACCCCGCGTCGGTTCGTCCAGCAGCAACACTTTGGGCTTGACCAACAGCCAGCGGCTCAGCAGCACCTTCTGTTGATTGCCGCCCGACAGGTGGGCGACGGGCATATAAGGCATCGGCGGTTGGATGTTGAGGCGTTCGTAAGCGTGCCAGATGGCTTGCTCTTCCGCGTTCCGCTGCACCCATTGAAACCGCGAGAACAGCGGCAACGCTGCCAGTGAAATGTTGTGTCCGGCCGTCATCGTCAAGATGAGCCCCGTCGTCTTGCGGTCTTCTGTCACCAGACCGATGCCGGCGTTGATGGCGTCTATCGGCGACCGAAACCGCACCGCGCGCCCGTTCAACCGCACTTCGCCGCTCACGATAACCCCCGGCGACGCGCCAAACAGCGTCAACAGCAATTCCGACCGCCCTGCGCCGAGCAGCCCGAAAATCCCGACGATCTCCCCTTGTCGCAGCGTCAGCGTGACACCATCCAGCAACCGCTTTTGCGGGTTTTCGGCGTCCACGACGGTCAGGTTGCGCACTTCCAGCACAATTGGTCGGTCGGAAACGACAAGGGGTTCGGCGGCGCTTTCCTCTACTTCACGCCCGACCATCATCGCCACGATTTGGCGCGGGTCCGTTTCGCTGACGCGCGTCGTTCCGACCTTGCGTCCGTCCCGCAAGACCGTGATGCGGTCGCAAATGGTGAACACCTCGCGCAACCGATGGGACACATACAGCACCGTCGTCCCTTGCGCTTTGAGGCGGCGAATGATGTCGTAAAGTTTCTGCGTCTCGGCTTCGGTCAACGCAGAGGTCGGTTCGTCCATGATGAGGATGCGGGCGTGCTGGGCGAGGGCTTTGGCGATTTCCACCAGTTGCTGCTTGCCGACGGGCAATTCCCGCACTTTAGCGGCAGGGTCAATGGTCGGGTCCAACAGCGCCAGCACTTGCGCGGCGTCTTGGTGCATCCGCCGAAAATCCACCAACCCTAAAAACCTCGTCGGTTCGCGCCCGAGGAAAATGTTTTCGGCGACCGTCATGTCAGGCACGAGGTTGAGTTCCTGATAGATGACAGCGATGCCTGCCCCTTGCGCGTCTTTGGGCGAACGGATGTTGACGGGTTTGCCGTCTAAGAGGATCGTGCCTTCGTAGTCGCTGTAGGCACCCCCCAGGATTTTCATCAGCGTGGACTTGCCTGCCCCGTTTTGCCCGACGATGGCGTGGACTTCCCCCCGCTCGGCGCTGAAGTCCACTTTGTCCAGCGCCAGCACGCCGGGGAAGCGTTTGGTGATGCCGCGCATTTCCAAAAACGCCATCCGCCATCACTCCTGCCCGTCGCTTTCGCGAACGATGCGTCGGATCGCGACCGCTCTACCCGTTTGCGCGTCCGCTTCCACCAAGACGGCGCAAAGCCCTGCCCGTCCCGTCGCCACTTCAAAACGGGCGGGCAACTTGGTCGTGAAGTGATAAAGCACTTCGTTAACGCGCATGCCGATAACACTGTTGATGGCTCCCACCATCCCGACATCGGTGATGAACGCCGTGCCGTTGGGCAAGAGGCGCTCGTCAGCGGTTTGGACATGGGTGTGAGTGCCCAAGACCGCCGTTACGCGCCCATCGGCGTAAAAGCCAAAGGCTTGTTTTTCGCTGGTCGCTTCGGCATGAAAGTCCACGACAACCAGTGGGGTCGGCGGATGCAGTTGCTCAAGGACGGCGTCCAGCGTGCGAAACGGGCAGTCCAAGACAGGCTTCATGAACACTTGCCCCATGATGTTGATGACGGCGATGTGCGCCTTACCCCCTTTTAGGGGCAACACGAGCCATCCGCAGCCGGGCGCATCGGGCGGGAAGTTAGCAGGACGCAAAACGCGATGTTCCCGCGTCAGCAGTTGCAACGCTTCTTTTTGCTGCCAGACATGGTTGCCCGTCGTGATGCAATCAGCGCCGGCAGCAAACAGCTCCTGCGCCGTCGCTTCCGTGATACCCATCCCGCCAGCGGCGTTTTCGCCGTTGACGATGACGCAATCGGGCGAAAGTTCCTTGCGCAGTGCGGGCAACAACGCGGCGAGCGCCCGACGCCCCGTCCGCCCGACGACATCGCCGACGAACAGAATGCGCACCGTTTCCGCCACACAAAAAACTCCTTTCCGCTTGATTCGTCCGTTAGGTCGCAGCGGGCTATGCCCCTACAAAATTGCCGCAGTCGCTGCCAGAACGACGCAGTCAGTCAACTCATCGGCGGCGCGGGCGGGACAGGCAACCACCAACCGTAAGCCGCCATCGCTGTCGCTGTTACACCCAACAGCACCGCCACACCGTAGAGCCATTTGCGCCGCGTCAGGGCGCTGACGGCGAGGAACGAAAAACTCATCCCAAACAGCGCATCGCCCCGGTCAAACCAGTCATCCTTCGCGTTCAGCACTTCCAGCCGTTTGCGCCATTGTTGCGCCCACCTTTGCGTCTGCGCTTTGCGTTGACGATACTTTGCCGACTGATGGGCGTAAGCGTTCAAGCGGGCGCGCCATTGGGCTGTCGCCCCGTTGCGCTCTGCCCA encodes:
- the gdhIV gene encoding Glucose 1-dehydrogenase 4, which translates into the protein MELRGKVALVTGAAKRLGRAIALALGERGAHVAVHYRSSEREAMETAGALQTLGVRALPFRADLTDEAQVQMMMREVATAFGGLDILVNNAAVFERTPFDQLTAAQWRTTLESNLTSVFLCCRYAAEWLRQGDGGVIVNISDTAALRPWTEFLPYCVAKAGVLVLTQGLAKALAPQVRVNCVALGTVLPPENMDADVWRATMSAKTLLGRLGTPDEVVQAVLFCIACDYLTGAVIPLDGGRFLR
- the dkgB gene encoding 2,5-diketo-D-gluconic acid reductase B, with the protein product MGWTRRAFLAHLMGWTSAATLGHLAWAEPTVRSATDSVPLGNTGLRASLVGLGTGMKGWMRQSNHTRMGKPAFIRLIRHAYERGINFFDVADLYGTHTFLRDALQGIPRDKVVIQTKIWFQPRGLPETVTSARQALDRFRLELDTDYLDIVLLHCTTSPNWLDELKAMRDELEEARQRGILKAHGTSCHSWDALQAALQSDWVQVQLARINHKGTRMDGAPERVAELLRAMRAKGKAVIGMKIFGEGTFQTPQEREASLRFVLTQRCVDTFIIGFERPEEVDETLDTVNRLLQAG
- the pgtC gene encoding Phosphoglycerate transport regulatory protein PgtC, whose amino-acid sequence is MRNITWLLVLAAVAPVCAQDRLVLVSPHWEGIRIEFDAAFKTHYRRRFGRTVALQWLDVGGTMAILRFIRTSFKASPNGIGVDVFWGGGVDPYVQLQRDGLLQPVKLAPSVLRRLPQTIAGFPLYDPQGHWYGAAVSGFGILFNKAILRLRQMPTPRAWDDLGDPVWFGWMELPDPRRSGSAHMMCEIILQAYGWEKGWEVLTHLFANAKRVTPGSEEPVTDVSIGEIAAAPCIDFYGWSKIAQVGGDKLGFIYPRRLTVINPDAIAVLKGAPNLSVAKAFLEFVLSEEGQRLWLLPVGAAGGPRHFTLARMSVLPHLYAQLGGRAVVRVNPFRFPVGFRYDSRKGNARIDVLNSLLGAFLVDAHRELQAAWRRWVISGKAAARFHQRVCRPPVSEAEVMELAPRWATDRALAAQTETAWAHRARQRYRF
- the dtxR gene encoding Diphtheria toxin repressor, which encodes MTLSREAEHVLELFWLQVKEGSQPPYLPQLEASLTDGALAELAEHGLIERHNGGWQLTSTGEQVAKSVLRRRRLAERLLADLLQTSGHLLDEAACSMEHILHEGLEEAVCTLLGHPRYCPHGGEIPPGKCCEEARRTGIRLIVPLSEMKPGEIGRIAYLQMRDAPQMQKLMAMGILPGEPIRLLRRFPSFVFEVRHTQYAVDTDIADGIYVRLTA
- the rbsA_1 gene encoding Ribose import ATP-binding protein RbsA — protein: MAFLEMRGITKRFPGVLALDKVDFSAERGEVHAIVGQNGAGKSTLMKILGGAYSDYEGTILLDGKPVNIRSPKDAQGAGIAVIYQELNLVPDMTVAENIFLGREPTRFLGLVDFRRMHQDAAQVLALLDPTIDPAAKVRELPVGKQQLVEIAKALAQHARILIMDEPTSALTEAETQKLYDIIRRLKAQGTTVLYVSHRLREVFTICDRITVLRDGRKVGTTRVSETDPRQIVAMMVGREVEESAAEPLVVSDRPIVLEVRNLTVVDAENPQKRLLDGVTLTLRQGEIVGIFGLLGAGRSELLLTLFGASPGVIVSGEVRLNGRAVRFRSPIDAINAGIGLVTEDRKTTGLILTMTAGHNISLAALPLFSRFQWVQRNAEEQAIWHAYERLNIQPPMPYMPVAHLSGGNQQKVLLSRWLLVKPKVLLLDEPTRGVDVGARAELYRFIRRLAHEEGVAVLFASSELPEVLALADRILVMHQGHIAAELPPTTPEDHIMLYATGGHLATAR